ATTTAGGTTTACTAAATTACAAAACGGCGGATAATTTAACTGTTTCCTGAAAGCAATTTCAGTTTCATAAAACTTTTTATAATCGTGTTCTTTGGCGCACCTAAGGGCGTAGTGTTCGGGGTGCATAGTTTGCACTATTACCTGCCCGCCAAGCAAACCTCTTCCTGTGCGGCCTGCAACCTGAGTTATCAACTGAAATGTTCGCTCGGCAGAGCGAAAATCAGGCAAACAAAGTGCCGTATCCGCGCTTACAACCCCAACGAGAGTTACCCTTGGAAAATCAAAACCTTTTGCCACTAACTGTGTGCCAAGCAATATATCGTAATTTTCGTCTTTAAAATCTTTATAGGCAAATGAAAATGTGTCTTTTTTTGATGTGGTGTCTTTATCTAACCGAAATATTTTGGCAAACGGGAACAATTTTTGAACTTCTTCTTGCGCTTTTTGTGTGCCAACACCAAAAACTGATATTTCATTACCGGAACAATGAGGGCATTTGTTTGGGCACTCTTGGGTGTAACCGCAATAATTACACTGCAACCTTTCTGGCCCTTTGAAATACACAAGAGAAATAGCGCAATTTGGGCATTGAAGTGTTTGCCCACAAGTGTGGCACATTATTACCGGCGAATGCCCTCGACGGTTTAAAAACACTATTGCCTGTTCACGACGAGCAAGAGTTTGTGTCAAAGCCTTATGAAGCACAGGCGTTATTACTCTATTTTTTATTGGATTTTGCCTTAAATCAAGAAGCTCTACCGGAGGCAGCGGCTTATTGTCAATTCTTTGCGGCAGTTCTAATAGCTTGAACTGGCCGTTTAATGCCCTATGATAACTCTCTATTGATGGAGTAGCCGAGCCAAATATTATAACGCATCTGTTTAAGGCCGATCGTTCAAGTGCTATTTCTTTTGCGTTGTATGCAGGTTTGTTGTCTTGTTTATATGTGCTTTCATGTTCTTCATCTACAATTATTAAGCCCAAATTTGAAAAAGGAGCAAAAACTGCTGAACGAGCACCAAGCAATACTTTAATTTTACCTTCTCTTATACCGGCCCAAAGGCGAAACTTTTCACCTTGCGTAATTTTACTATGCCAAAGGCCAAGCGAATCTGAAAACCTTGATAAGAATATATCGGCAAATTGAGCAGTTAAAGAAATTTCAGGAACAAGCAAAATAGCACTTTTACCCAACTTTATTGCTTCTTCTATTGCGGTAAGGTAAACTTCTGTTTTGCCAGAGCCGGTTACCCCATGTAATAAAAATACTTCACTCTTTTGCGCTTTTAGTGCATTTGTTATTTGCTCAAATGCTTTTAACTGATTGGTTGTAAGTTGTGGCTTGTTACAAATTTTATTTATTATTTTTTGTTTTTCTACCGGGTTTCGCTTAGGGGCCTTTATTGATGAAGAAGCAACCGCATTTAAAGCTTCGCCTATTGAACAAAAATACATTCCCGATATTCTTTTTGAAAGCGCAAGCAACTCAGCAGACAAAGCAAAATTTGCATTTAAAACATTTGTAATAGGTTTTAGCTTGTCTATGTTGCTTTGCGCGGCAAAACCAACTATGAAGCCGACAAGTTTTTTATTGCCAAATTGCACTTCTACTTTTGCACCAATAGATGCTTGAGTTAAAAACTCTTCTGGTATGGTGTAGTGAAATGTTTTGTTTAGAGGAATACTGAGGGCAACTTCTGCTATTTTTTGCATTTTATTTTTGCAATTGGGCGCTTATCGCACGAATGTCATCCCAAACCTCTTTTTTAAGGTTAGGGTTTCTTAGTAAGGCGGCAGGGTGAAAAGTAGGCATTAGCTTAATTCCTTTGTAATCATAAAACTTACCGCGAACTTTTGATATACCCAACTCGGTTTGAACAAATGGCTTTAGCGCAGAGTTGCCAAGTGTACAGATAACTTTTGGAGCAATAATTTCAATTTGCTTTTCCAAATAAGGAAGACACATCTTAGATTCTTCTTCTGTTGGAGGCCTATCGTTGCCGTGTTTTTCCGGGTCAGTTGGGTCTATCATTGGATGACACTTTACAATGTTTGCAATATAAACGGCTTGCCGGCTAAGGCCTATTGATTCAATTATTTTATTTAACAGTTTACCTGCTCTGCCAATAAACGGCTCTCCTTGGTGATCTTCATCAAAACCGGGGCCCTCACCAATAAACATAAGCTTTGCATCGGGGTCGCCAACTCCAAAAACAAAGTTTAACCTTGATTTTCCTAATGGGCATTTAATACAGGAAGAGATTTCGTTTTTATATGCCTCCAGCAACTGCCCTTTTTTGCTTGGAGCTTTTTTTGATTTATCTATTATAAATTCCCCATGGCCTGTGGCAAGCTCGTCTTCAAAGTATGTTTTAGTAAGAGATAGCAGTTTTTGCGCAGTGTAACGCTTCATAAATAATCCTTTTGGCAAGCTTTTCTTTTTTCATTTTGGCAAACTTTAATTTTTTGCCATCTTTAAAAATCAGTGTCGCGCGAACATCCTTAGAACAAACAGCATCTATGCCATTGGCAACAATAAAATCAAGGTTTTTATTTTTAAGTTTTTTTTGCGCGTTAAACTCTAAATTTTCCGACTCAAGCGCAAAACCAACAACAACTCTCAGACCTTTGTGCCTGCCAACATATTGCAAAATATCGGGAGTTTTTTTAAGTTTTAATGTTGTGTATTGAGAGCTTTTTTTTAATTTGATTTTTGAAAACTTTACGGGTGCAAAATCTGCAACAGCCGCCGCAGAAATAAATATTTGGCAAAATTTTACAGATTCCTTAACACTCTCAAACATCTGCCTGGCACTGATTACTTTTATTATTTTCGCATTTTTTGGAAAGTTGGCGCTAACTTGGGCGCATATAACTGTTACCTTTGAGCCAGCCGCAAGCGCGGCGCTTGCAAGTGCCGCGCCCATTTTACCAGATGATGAGTTGGAAATATAACGCACTGGGTCAATAAACTCTCTGGTTGAACCAGCGGTAATTAAAACGGAGGGATTTAACTTTAACATATTGGCTTACTTTAAAAGCTCAACTGCTCTTTTTAAAATTACTTCTATATCGGCTAGGCGACCAATGCCAAGCACACCACAGGCAAGCTCGCCATCTTGTGGCTGTACAATGTTATAACCAAACTCTTTAAGCCGGCTACAGTTTGCAACCGTTGCCTGATGGTTCCACATATCTGTGTTCATCGCCGGGCAAACAAGTATCGGTTTTTTAAACGCCAAGGCAGTGCAAGAAAGAAGATCTTGCGCGCTGCCGCAAGCAAGTTTTGCTATTGTATCGGCCGTTGCAGGGGCAACAATAAAAATATCTGCCCAGTTGGCAAGTACAATGTGGTCTAACTCCCACTCGCTTCCTTCAAACATAGAGCAATAAACTTTATTTTTTGAAAGTGTTTGTAATGTTAGAGGTGTTACAAACTTTTGCGCGCTTTGCGTAAGCACACACTTTACAGCAAAACTCTCTTTAACAAAACTGCGCACAAGTTCCGGCACTTTATAAGCAGCTATGCCACCAGATATACCTATTAAAACATTTTTACCGTTTTGAGGTTTCACTTATTTTTACCTTGATATTCGCCAAGTTTTTCGGCAGCTTTTTCATCAAGTGTTTTAACAACTACTTTTACTTTCTCAAATTCTTTTTGGATTTCTTCCATTGTAACCTTATCATGTGTAACATGGTCAATGGCTTGTTTTATCAACTCAGCCGGTGGTGTTTTTTTGCCCTCATCTTTACTGCTAAGCACCTTGTACCATAAGCTGGCCATTTTCACCAAATCGTACTTACTCTTAGTTGTATCTAAGAGTTTCTCCAAAGAATCATCCATTTTTTCAACCACTTTTACCCTCCCTTAAGAACATTTTTTACTTTTACAATTTTAAGGCGCTCCGAGCCAATAATATAGAGCAGTTCAGAAAGCGCGGTTTTTAATTTGTCATTTACAACAAGGTAATCATACTGAGCATAATGACTGATTTCATTTTTTGCGTTTGCCAATCGAGCAGATATTGTTTCTTTAGAATCTTTATTTCTTTTGATTAGACGATTTTTTAGTTCTTCAATGCTTGGCGGCATAATAAATATAAGCACAGCGCCAGGAAATGCCTTTTTAATGTTTATGCCACCTTGCACATCTATATCTAATAAAATATCTCTACCTGAGTTCATAGCATTTTCAATTTCACTTTTTAATGTGCCGTAATAATTATCATGAACCAAAGCCCACTCGGCAAACTTATTTTTTGTTATGTTGCTCTTAAAATCGTCAACACTTAGAAAATTGTAGTCAATGCAATTTTTCTCACCATCACGCATTGGCCGCGTTGTACAAGAAACAGAAAACATCAGATTTTTATCTGCTCTTAACAGTTTATGCACAAGCGTGGTTTTACCGGTCCCTGAGGGTGCAGACAAAACAATTATTAGACCTTTTTTATTCATAGTTCAGCGTACCACCGCGACAAGAAGAGCTATAACCGAAACCGCCAAAGCACAAGGCGCAACCCACTTTGATTCATACCATTTATTGTTGCTTTCAGAATTATTTTCATCGTTCCGCTCACCATTTAAATTAACTTTCGCAATTGAAGCATCTTCCCTTACTAAAGCAAGATCACTGCGCACTAGTTTTAGTTCTGATTGAAGATCTGCGATGCTTGTTGGCTCATAGTTTTGATTTTCGTTTTGCAAACTGACTTTGCGTTTTGATAGCTCATCTACCTGGTTACTTAATAAAACATATCGTGACTGAACAAGTTCAAGCTTATAATTTAGCGTAGAAATAGCGTTATTTATTTGTTCATCTTTTGCTTCAAGTGCGTCTGGCGCGCTTGAAGAAACACTTGCCGAGTAAACTTCGCTTGATTTAACATCGTTTTGCGCTGCAAAACCAAAAGAGCTAAAAACAACGCAAAAACAAATTACCTGTATAATAAACCTATTTATCATAATAACCTTTGCATAATTCCTTTAGATCATCAGGCACTGGTGCGATGAACTCAACTCTTTTGTTGCTTGCGGGGTGAATAAATGACACCTTGTAAGCATGCAACAACTGCCTTTTTACCGTACCCATGATACTTTCCGTTGGACCGCCATAAAAAACATCACCCATTATGGGATGACCTATATAGGCAAGGTGGCTTCTTATCTGATGCGTTCTTCCGGTTAATGGACTTACTTCAAGCAAGCAATAACCTTTATACCTTTTTAAAACCTTAAATTCAGTGATCGACTCTTTTTTGGAAAGCGGCCCGACAATTATTTTTTTTCGGTCAATTGGCGAACGCCCCAAAGGAGCATTGATGTAACCCTCGGTTTCAGTTGGGTTGCCAAATGCTACAGCCAGATATTGCTTTTTTACAAGGCGCTTTTGAAACTGGTTTGAGAGAATATTTTTCGCGCGCTCATTTTTTGCAATTATAACCAGGCCCGATGTATCTTTGTCTATACGGTGAGCAAGAAACACCGGAAACGCGCCTTTGGCATAACCAAGAACAGCATTAACAAGTGTACCGTTTTCATGCCCACAAGCAGGGTGAACAACAACACCCGCGGCTTTATTTACAATAATTACTTCGTTGTCTTCGTAAATAATATCAAGCGGCAAATTTTCGGCTAATAGAGCGCTTTCTTTTTGCTCAAGCTCATACTCAAGAACATCGCCAACTTTAAGTGCTTTACTTACCTGCGGAACAACTCCGTTAAGCAAGACATTACCATTTTTTATTAGCTCTTTAAAATAACTGCGAGAGTATCCCTCTACCAGATGAGCAAGATAGCTGTCAATTCTTGTATGAGCCATTATGGCTTCAATTTGAATTTTTTGCATTTTTTAACAACCAAATATAAATACCAAGACCTATCAAAACAAACGAAATTACCTGTGCCGGCGAAAGGCCTAAAAGAAATGCACCTCGCTCATCACCCCTGAAAAACTCAATAACAAACCTGCCTGTTCCGTAAATAACAATATACAAAGCAAGAACCTTTCCGGCAGTTCTTACCCCTTTGGAGTAAAGGTGCAAAAAAACAAATAAAAACATCAATAATGCAGCTTCAAATAACTGCGTGGGTAAAAGTGGAATGCCAATAGGTGCCAGAGAGTTTTTATCGCTAAATGTTACACACAACGGGCCATTAGCGCTACTGCCATAACAACAGCCGGCAAAAAAACAACCAATACGCCCAAAAAAGTGAGCAAGCACCAGGCTTGGAGCTAAAATATCGGCAAGGGCCCAAACATTGCCCATTTTATTTTTTGATATAAAAACAAGCCATGCCGCAGCACCACCAATAAGGCCGCCAAAAAAAACCAGGCCACCTTCCCAAACTTTAAAAATATCAACCGGGTTTGAGGCAAAATAAGAAATGTTTAATAAAACATACAAAAGCCTTGCACCAATAAAACCAAATAATACTGTATAGAAAACAAGGTCTATGGCTTTTTGCTCATTAACACCAATTAACTTTGCGCGATTAGTAAAGTAAATCGTTCCCGCGACAAGGCCCAATGCAACCAACAGGCCGTATGTATGTATTGTTATGCCAAATAAATTAAAAAGAATAGGGTGCATTTTATGCTTTTACCGCCGGTTTTTTAATAAACAGATAATAATATGTTAACAAAATAGACCCGATGCAAATACAAGCATCAGCAATGTTAAATGAATACCAGTGATATGTTGCAAGGTGAAAATCTGCAAAGTCGGTAACGAAACCAAAGTAAGCTCTATCAAAGTAATTTGAAACTCCGCCGGCAAGCACAAGTGCGAATGAAACACTAAAAAGCTTCTTTTCGTTTCTTGCTTCAAATATAAACCAAAAAGCTACAATAGTAAGCACTATAGCCGACACCACGGAAAGAAGCTGATTAAACCCTTGGAACATACCAAAAGCAATGCCTGTATTTTTCACATTAACAAAATTTAAAAATGGCAGTACATCTATTTGCCCACCTAATGCAATAAGCTTGCGCACAAAATGCTTTGTAAGCTGATCAAGCAAAATAATTGGAGCAAATATGAGCATTACTCTAAGCATTATTTCTTTCCTTGAGTGCTTTTTGACAACGCAGGCAAAGACCATCTTCATTTATATCAGATATATGACGCCAGCATCTTACGCACTTTCCCAATGCAGATTTGCTAACATTTACATTTTGTTTGCTGCCCGAAATAATACACACATCAAACGAACCAAAAACAGCGCTAACAAGTTCAGGATTTAATTTCTCTGGCGTTGGGTGCGTTATTACTACGCTTGTCTGTAAATTTGAACCTATAACCTTTTCTTTTCTTAAATTTTCAATGGCAACACTAGCCATTTCTTTTAATTTGAACAACTCATTAAAAACCCATAAAATATCTGCCGGGAGTTCTTTATAATCGGATTTTTTCGGGAAAGTATCTGCAAGAAAAACCGACTCAGGCAACGATTCGTCAATTTTTCTAAGTTCCTGCCACGCCTCTTCCGCCGTAAAAGAAAGTATCGGCGCGCAAAGACGAATAAGAACGCTAAGAATTTGGTACATTGCGCTCTGTGCGCTTTGACGATTGTGCCAATTTGTATTATCACAGTACAGAGTATCTTTTAAGGCATCCAAATAAAACCCGCTTAACTCAACTGAACAAAACCTATTTATAGCACTGGAAACTTTATGAAACTCAAAGTTTTCATAGGCCACATTAACCTCTGCGCATAAATTACCAAGCAATCCTATGGCATATTGATCAAGCGCTGTAAGTTCTTCATAAGCAAGTGCATTTTCCACTTTATAATCGCAAAGGTTGCCAAGTATAAACCTAAAAGTGTTTCTTATTTTTCTATACGAGTCAGAAATGCCATTTAGAATTTCCTGCGAAACTCTTATATCTTCCCTGTAATCGCTGGTGGCAACCCATAAACGCAAAATATCCGCCCCAGATTTTGAAATTACCTCTTGCGGAAGAATTACATTGCCTTGCGACTTAGACATCTTTTTGCCTTCACCGTCAACAACAAAACCATGAGTGAGAACTGTTTTATATGGAGCACTGCCGGTTAACGCGACAGCAGGCATTAATGATGTTTGAAACCAGCCGCGATGCTGATCACTACCCTCTAAATACATATCAGCTGGGGAGTGTAAATCTTTATAATCACCGCTTGCCAAAACCGCCTCAAAAGATACTCCCGAATCAAACCAAACATCTAAAATATCTTTTTCTTTAGTTAAATCTTCACTGCCGCATTTATCACACTTTATGTTTAAAAGTTCGCTAAGTTCTTTTGAAGTTTTATCAAACCAGATATCGGAACCATTATCTCTGAAAAGTTTTGAAATTTTTTCAACTGTTTTTTTATTTAAAACAACATTGCTACAAGTATTACAATAAAAAACAGGTATTGGCACACCCCAAAAACGCTGACGGCTCAAACACCAGTCGGGCCTGGTTTGCAACATTCCAGCAATTCTATTTTCGCCATAGCGTGGAACCCAGTTTACATTTTTCACTTCTGAAAGCATTTTTTGGCGTAAATTATTTATATCTACACCCATAAACCACTGTAGTGTGGCTCTAAAAATTACAGCCTTTTTACAACGCCAGCAATGAGGGTAAGAGTGCTCAAATTTATAATCTAAAAGAATTTTATTTTCTGATTTAAGTTTCTCAACTATTAACGGGTTTGCGGCAAAAACTTTGTGCCCAGCAAAATCTGAAACTTCATCAGTAAATGCACCCCTGTGATCAACTGGTGAAAGAATTGGCAATTTATATTTAAGCCCTGCCATATAATCT
The Endomicrobiales bacterium genome window above contains:
- the priA gene encoding primosomal protein N', which encodes MQKIAEVALSIPLNKTFHYTIPEEFLTQASIGAKVEVQFGNKKLVGFIVGFAAQSNIDKLKPITNVLNANFALSAELLALSKRISGMYFCSIGEALNAVASSSIKAPKRNPVEKQKIINKICNKPQLTTNQLKAFEQITNALKAQKSEVFLLHGVTGSGKTEVYLTAIEEAIKLGKSAILLVPEISLTAQFADIFLSRFSDSLGLWHSKITQGEKFRLWAGIREGKIKVLLGARSAVFAPFSNLGLIIVDEEHESTYKQDNKPAYNAKEIALERSALNRCVIIFGSATPSIESYHRALNGQFKLLELPQRIDNKPLPPVELLDLRQNPIKNRVITPVLHKALTQTLARREQAIVFLNRRGHSPVIMCHTCGQTLQCPNCAISLVYFKGPERLQCNYCGYTQECPNKCPHCSGNEISVFGVGTQKAQEEVQKLFPFAKIFRLDKDTTSKKDTFSFAYKDFKDENYDILLGTQLVAKGFDFPRVTLVGVVSADTALCLPDFRSAERTFQLITQVAGRTGRGLLGGQVIVQTMHPEHYALRCAKEHDYKKFYETEIAFRKQLNYPPFCNLVNLNFKGLDESKVSCACAMVHKTLCEIGLEKYKVEAIGPSVAARPKLYGQYRWQIMLKGNKAQLFEVLKELFLKGFKFSGVKIAVDIDPIDVL
- a CDS encoding uracil-DNA glycosylase, which produces MKRYTAQKLLSLTKTYFEDELATGHGEFIIDKSKKAPSKKGQLLEAYKNEISSCIKCPLGKSRLNFVFGVGDPDAKLMFIGEGPGFDEDHQGEPFIGRAGKLLNKIIESIGLSRQAVYIANIVKCHPMIDPTDPEKHGNDRPPTEEESKMCLPYLEKQIEIIAPKVICTLGNSALKPFVQTELGISKVRGKFYDYKGIKLMPTFHPAALLRNPNLKKEVWDDIRAISAQLQK
- a CDS encoding phosphopantothenoylcysteine decarboxylase, with the translated sequence MLKLNPSVLITAGSTREFIDPVRYISNSSSGKMGAALASAALAAGSKVTVICAQVSANFPKNAKIIKVISARQMFESVKESVKFCQIFISAAAVADFAPVKFSKIKLKKSSQYTTLKLKKTPDILQYVGRHKGLRVVVGFALESENLEFNAQKKLKNKNLDFIVANGIDAVCSKDVRATLIFKDGKKLKFAKMKKEKLAKRIIYEALHCAKTAISY
- a CDS encoding phosphopantothenoylcysteine decarboxylase (decarboxylates 4-phosphopantothenoylcysteine to form 4'-phosphopantotheine.), which translates into the protein MKPQNGKNVLIGISGGIAAYKVPELVRSFVKESFAVKCVLTQSAQKFVTPLTLQTLSKNKVYCSMFEGSEWELDHIVLANWADIFIVAPATADTIAKLACGSAQDLLSCTALAFKKPILVCPAMNTDMWNHQATVANCSRLKEFGYNIVQPQDGELACGVLGIGRLADIEVILKRAVELLK
- the gmk gene encoding guanylate kinase, whose product is MNKKGLIIVLSAPSGTGKTTLVHKLLRADKNLMFSVSCTTRPMRDGEKNCIDYNFLSVDDFKSNITKNKFAEWALVHDNYYGTLKSEIENAMNSGRDILLDIDVQGGINIKKAFPGAVLIFIMPPSIEELKNRLIKRNKDSKETISARLANAKNEISHYAQYDYLVVNDKLKTALSELLYIIGSERLKIVKVKNVLKGG
- a CDS encoding RluA family pseudouridine synthase, producing the protein MQKIQIEAIMAHTRIDSYLAHLVEGYSRSYFKELIKNGNVLLNGVVPQVSKALKVGDVLEYELEQKESALLAENLPLDIIYEDNEVIIVNKAAGVVVHPACGHENGTLVNAVLGYAKGAFPVFLAHRIDKDTSGLVIIAKNERAKNILSNQFQKRLVKKQYLAVAFGNPTETEGYINAPLGRSPIDRKKIIVGPLSKKESITEFKVLKRYKGYCLLEVSPLTGRTHQIRSHLAYIGHPIMGDVFYGGPTESIMGTVKRQLLHAYKVSFIHPASNKRVEFIAPVPDDLKELCKGYYDK
- the lgt gene encoding prolipoprotein diacylglyceryl transferase, with product MHPILFNLFGITIHTYGLLVALGLVAGTIYFTNRAKLIGVNEQKAIDLVFYTVLFGFIGARLLYVLLNISYFASNPVDIFKVWEGGLVFFGGLIGGAAAWLVFISKNKMGNVWALADILAPSLVLAHFFGRIGCFFAGCCYGSSANGPLCVTFSDKNSLAPIGIPLLPTQLFEAALLMFLFVFLHLYSKGVRTAGKVLALYIVIYGTGRFVIEFFRGDERGAFLLGLSPAQVISFVLIGLGIYIWLLKNAKNSN
- the lspA gene encoding signal peptidase II, which produces MLRVMLIFAPIILLDQLTKHFVRKLIALGGQIDVLPFLNFVNVKNTGIAFGMFQGFNQLLSVVSAIVLTIVAFWFIFEARNEKKLFSVSFALVLAGGVSNYFDRAYFGFVTDFADFHLATYHWYSFNIADACICIGSILLTYYYLFIKKPAVKA
- the ileS gene encoding isoleucine--tRNA ligase gives rise to the protein MAEKSVYSNTVNLPKTDFPMKASLSTRENEFLAIWEKLGVYEKIRQKNSGKKKYVLHDGPPYANGHIHLGTALNKILKDFVVKYKSACGFDAPYTPGWDCHGLPIEQQCLKEMGTDKHKVDLYKFRKEAAAFALKFVEIQKSEFKRLGVLADWKDPYLTLKHEYESVIIDVFGRLAQEGYIFRQKKPVYWCPTCETALADAEVEYAQHISHSIFVKFEVVKAPVDVVIALPASVLIWTTTPWTLPANVALAFHPDADYVLASFTYTSGESENLIVAKQLIADVAKKINSTYKILCEISGKKLEGIICKNPLVNRESVGILANFVTLDDGSGVVHIAPGHGQEDYMAGLKYKLPILSPVDHRGAFTDEVSDFAGHKVFAANPLIVEKLKSENKILLDYKFEHSYPHCWRCKKAVIFRATLQWFMGVDINNLRQKMLSEVKNVNWVPRYGENRIAGMLQTRPDWCLSRQRFWGVPIPVFYCNTCSNVVLNKKTVEKISKLFRDNGSDIWFDKTSKELSELLNIKCDKCGSEDLTKEKDILDVWFDSGVSFEAVLASGDYKDLHSPADMYLEGSDQHRGWFQTSLMPAVALTGSAPYKTVLTHGFVVDGEGKKMSKSQGNVILPQEVISKSGADILRLWVATSDYREDIRVSQEILNGISDSYRKIRNTFRFILGNLCDYKVENALAYEELTALDQYAIGLLGNLCAEVNVAYENFEFHKVSSAINRFCSVELSGFYLDALKDTLYCDNTNWHNRQSAQSAMYQILSVLIRLCAPILSFTAEEAWQELRKIDESLPESVFLADTFPKKSDYKELPADILWVFNELFKLKEMASVAIENLRKEKVIGSNLQTSVVITHPTPEKLNPELVSAVFGSFDVCIISGSKQNVNVSKSALGKCVRCWRHISDINEDGLCLRCQKALKERNNA